DNA sequence from the Verrucomicrobiota bacterium genome:
CGGCGACATGGACATCGGCCGCAACCGAAACGCCGTCCTCAAGGCGGATTCCCGCAAGCGCAGCGTTTACCTGCCCATCGTTCGCGACATGGTGCCCGACGTGCTCGACCTGTTCGACTTCGCCGAACCCAGCCTCGTGGTGGCAAACCGCGATGTGACCACTGTGCCGTCGCAAGCGTTGTTCATGTTGAACAGCCCGTTCATCCACGAGAACTCCACCGCGCTGGCGAAGCGTGTGCAGACCGCTGCGTCCGATGATCGCGCGCGAATCACGAGCGCGTATCTGACCGCGCTCTCGCGCCCGCCAACCCCCGTCGAACTCGCGCGCGGCGAGAGTTACTTGAAGAAGTTGTCCGCCGAGCCGGGTTGTTCGCCCGAGACCGCGTGGACGACCTTTTGCCAGGCCTTGATAGCGAGCGCCGAGTTCAGGTATATCAAATAGACACAAACCATGAGCACCAACCGCCCGTTTGATTGTTCCCAGGTGCAGCCCCTCGTTTTGACCCGCCGCGACATGCTCAAAGGCGCGGGCGCGGGTTTCGGCTACCTCGCGTTTGCAGGGTTGTGCGCCGAGGCCGCCGCGCCGTATCAGAGCCCGCTGCTGCCCAAGGCCCCGCACTTCACGCCCAAGGCCAAACGCATCATTTTCCTCGCGATGCAGGGCGGGCCTTCGCACCTCGACACTTTCGACTACAAGCCCAAGCTCATCGCCGACGCAGGCAAGGCCGGGGACAAGGGCAAGCTCGTCGCGCCCGTCGCAGAGTTCAAGCAGCGCGGCCAGAGCGGTCTGTGGATTTCCGACGCATTTTCAAAAGTCGCCGAACACGCCGACGACATCTGCCTGCTTCGCGGCATGACCACGGACATCCCGAACCACCCGCAGGCCTTCGTCCAAATGCACACCGGCAGCGCGCGATTCGTGCGGCCCTCGATGGGCGCGTGGACGCTTTACGGACTCGGCACCGAGAATCAGAACCTGCCCGGCTTCATCACCATCGCCGCGCCCGTCGCGCTGGGCGGCGCGCAGAACTACGGGAGCGCGTTCCTGCCCGCGTCGTTCCAGGGCACGCGCATCGACCAACCCGCCGGCAACGCCTCGGCCAAGCCCGCGAAGGGCAACGCGGCCATGGCCACCGAGGGCATCGGCAACATCCGCAACCCGCGCTTGTCCGAGAAGGCCCAGCGCGAGCAGCTCGACTTGGTGCAGTCCATGAACCGCGACTTGCTCACCGGCGGTGCAAACCCCGAGGTCGAAGGCGTCATCCAGTCCTACGAACTCGCGTTCCGCATGCAGGCTGAAATCCCGAAGGTCATGGACTTCCGCAAGGAATCCGCCGCGACCCTGCAATCGTATGGCATCGGCGGCGGGCCGACCGAAGGCTTCGGCAAGCAATGCCTCATGGCGCGGCGGTTCGCCGAAGCAGGCGTGCGCTTCATCGAGGTCTGCCACCAGGGCTGGGACCACCACAACGGCCTGAAGACCCGGCTCAACGGCAGCAGCGCCGCGGTGGACCAGCCCATCGCCGCGTTGCTCGCCGACCTCAAGCGCCGCGACATGCTCAAGGACACGCTCGTCATCTGGGGCGGTGAATTCGGCCGCACGCCGACCAACGGCTCGGCCGACGGCCGCGGCCACAACGCGAAGGGCTACACCATGTGGATGGCCGGCGGCGGCGTGAAGGGCGGCTACTCGCACGGCGCGACCGACGACCACGGCGGCACGGCGGTCGAGGACAA
Encoded proteins:
- a CDS encoding DUF1553 domain-containing protein, which produces GDMDIGRNRNAVLKADSRKRSVYLPIVRDMVPDVLDLFDFAEPSLVVANRDVTTVPSQALFMLNSPFIHENSTALAKRVQTAASDDRARITSAYLTALSRPPTPVELARGESYLKKLSAEPGCSPETAWTTFCQALIASAEFRYIK
- a CDS encoding DUF1501 domain-containing protein codes for the protein MSTNRPFDCSQVQPLVLTRRDMLKGAGAGFGYLAFAGLCAEAAAPYQSPLLPKAPHFTPKAKRIIFLAMQGGPSHLDTFDYKPKLIADAGKAGDKGKLVAPVAEFKQRGQSGLWISDAFSKVAEHADDICLLRGMTTDIPNHPQAFVQMHTGSARFVRPSMGAWTLYGLGTENQNLPGFITIAAPVALGGAQNYGSAFLPASFQGTRIDQPAGNASAKPAKGNAAMATEGIGNIRNPRLSEKAQREQLDLVQSMNRDLLTGGANPEVEGVIQSYELAFRMQAEIPKVMDFRKESAATLQSYGIGGGPTEGFGKQCLMARRFAEAGVRFIEVCHQGWDHHNGLKTRLNGSSAAVDQPIAALLADLKRRDMLKDTLVIWGGEFGRTPTNGSADGRGHNAKGYTMWMAGGGVKGGYSHGATDDHGGTAVEDKTHVHDMHATALHLLGLDHEKLTYRYAGRDFRLTDVHGHVAQKVIA